A single window of Verrucomicrobiota bacterium DNA harbors:
- a CDS encoding sialate O-acetylesterase yields MKPMRIPPTRFFLSLTSLLLATQLQAKPLKVFILAGQSNMQGHAKVSTFEHIGMDPATKPMLAEMLGADGKPKVCERVWISSLGSADTEQTGKLTAGFGASQNGPKIGPEFTFGLYMQKFTDAPILLIKTAWGGKSLNTDFRPPSAGPYVFNETQLATFKKQGKDLAAIKAAKEKETGVNYRLMVEHVKKVLADIKRVVPGYDAAQGYELAGFVWFQGWNDLVDSGTYPNRDKPGGYDAYSTAMAHFIRDVRKDLNAPKLPFVIGVLGVGGPTAEYGPDQQRYKATHQNFRDAMAAPAQLPEFKGNVVAVRTEKYWDLELTAAKARENEIKQRAKKLATAGKLKPADEKAALEKLRLAGLTERERQVLEKGISNLEFHYLGSAKILGGIGKGLAEAMAELKN; encoded by the coding sequence ATGAAACCTATGCGCATCCCCCCCACTCGTTTTTTTCTCTCGCTCACCTCACTCCTTCTTGCGACTCAGCTTCAAGCGAAGCCCCTGAAAGTCTTCATCCTCGCCGGGCAGTCCAATATGCAGGGCCATGCCAAAGTCAGCACCTTCGAGCACATCGGCATGGACCCGGCCACCAAACCGATGCTGGCCGAGATGCTGGGCGCGGATGGGAAGCCGAAGGTCTGCGAGCGCGTATGGATTTCCTCGCTTGGCTCCGCCGACACGGAGCAGACGGGCAAGTTGACCGCCGGCTTTGGTGCCAGCCAGAACGGGCCGAAAATCGGGCCTGAGTTCACCTTTGGTCTCTACATGCAGAAGTTCACGGACGCACCCATTCTGCTCATCAAGACCGCATGGGGCGGCAAAAGCCTGAATACCGACTTCCGCCCGCCGAGCGCCGGACCGTATGTGTTTAATGAAACGCAGCTCGCCACTTTCAAAAAACAGGGCAAGGACCTCGCAGCCATCAAAGCCGCGAAGGAAAAGGAAACGGGCGTGAACTACCGCTTAATGGTCGAGCATGTGAAGAAGGTGCTCGCGGACATCAAGCGCGTGGTGCCCGGCTACGATGCCGCGCAGGGTTACGAGCTGGCCGGCTTTGTGTGGTTCCAAGGTTGGAACGACCTGGTGGATTCCGGTACCTATCCGAATCGCGACAAACCCGGCGGCTACGACGCCTACAGCACGGCGATGGCTCACTTCATCCGCGATGTGCGCAAGGATTTGAACGCGCCGAAGCTGCCTTTCGTCATCGGTGTGCTCGGCGTGGGCGGGCCGACGGCGGAATATGGTCCCGACCAGCAGCGCTACAAGGCGACGCACCAGAACTTCCGCGATGCGATGGCGGCACCAGCTCAGTTGCCGGAGTTCAAAGGCAATGTCGTGGCCGTTCGAACCGAGAAGTATTGGGACCTTGAGTTAACCGCCGCGAAAGCGAGGGAGAATGAAATTAAACAGCGGGCGAAGAAACTCGCGACCGCAGGCAAATTGAAACCCGCTGATGAAAAGGCGGCGTTGGAGAAACTCCGCCTGGCGGGCCTCACGGAGCGGGAACGACAGGTGCTGGAGAAAGGCATCTCCAACCTTGAATTTCACTATCTCGGCTCGGCAAAGATCCTCGGTGGCATCGGGAAGGGCTTGGCTGAAGCGATGGCGGAACTCAAAAACTGA
- a CDS encoding transposase, which produces MSWTPLLHEATSAHAGLLSVSRAFRSLRLPQLIAANLPLRQRQRGFAEAQLVETIHLLQAVGGECPDDLRLLVGDDCLAHGLGYALPKATAVREFLERFHDEKLETMQPARAVQKSFIFPSSAPIQALQEVQRGLVWNVAKRYAQQGQAQRIATVDQDATIIESHKTAAYAHYEGGQGYQPMVAVWAEADLVLADELRDSNVPAQQEPLTCAQLAFAALPATVSQRYFRGDSACHEHGLLAWLNHADRQTEPGGRIGFAVSAVLSEPLAAALRKVAEGDWQTFGSEADGTLRQWAEVDFVPGEKVEHKDRQPLRYVGLRLRKAQGLLFADGTDRHFHAVVTNQAIKGGRLLAWHREKAGTVEHTHDEVKNELAGGHVPSQRFGVNAAWFKLSLFPIIIATARPNQLFTAVGSGAGVLLEKPMDIPTLLRTIAKLLDESAETRLHRLAGSDAGFYHISKRIE; this is translated from the coding sequence TTGTCCTGGACGCCCCTCTTGCACGAGGCGACCAGCGCCCATGCCGGACTGTTGAGTGTCTCCCGCGCGTTCCGGTCCCTGAGGCTGCCGCAACTCATCGCCGCCAATCTCCCGTTGCGCCAACGCCAGCGCGGCTTTGCTGAAGCCCAGTTGGTGGAAACGATCCACCTGCTTCAGGCAGTGGGCGGGGAATGCCCCGATGACCTGCGCCTTTTGGTTGGGGACGATTGCCTGGCGCACGGTCTGGGCTACGCGCTGCCCAAGGCCACGGCGGTGCGGGAGTTTCTCGAACGCTTCCACGACGAGAAATTGGAAACCATGCAGCCCGCGCGGGCGGTGCAAAAGAGTTTCATATTTCCGTCCAGTGCGCCAATCCAAGCCTTACAGGAAGTGCAACGGGGCTTGGTGTGGAACGTGGCTAAACGCTATGCGCAGCAAGGGCAGGCGCAACGGATCGCCACGGTGGATCAGGACGCGACGATCATTGAAAGTCACAAGACGGCGGCCTATGCCCACTACGAGGGCGGCCAAGGCTATCAGCCCATGGTGGCGGTGTGGGCGGAAGCCGATTTGGTGTTGGCAGACGAGTTGCGGGACAGCAATGTGCCGGCGCAGCAGGAGCCCCTGACGTGCGCGCAACTGGCGTTTGCCGCGTTGCCAGCAACGGTGAGCCAACGGTATTTCCGTGGGGATTCGGCCTGTCATGAGCACGGGTTGCTGGCGTGGTTGAACCATGCGGATCGGCAAACGGAACCGGGCGGCCGGATTGGCTTTGCGGTCAGTGCGGTGCTGAGCGAGCCCCTGGCGGCGGCGCTGCGGAAGGTGGCGGAAGGCGATTGGCAAACCTTCGGAAGCGAGGCGGACGGCACGTTACGACAGTGGGCGGAAGTGGACTTTGTGCCGGGGGAAAAAGTGGAGCATAAGGACCGCCAGCCGCTGCGGTATGTGGGGCTGCGATTGCGCAAAGCGCAAGGGCTGTTGTTTGCCGACGGCACCGACCGGCATTTTCATGCGGTGGTGACCAATCAGGCGATCAAGGGGGGCCGATTGTTAGCTTGGCATCGGGAGAAGGCGGGGACGGTGGAACACACGCATGATGAGGTGAAGAATGAGCTGGCCGGGGGGCATGTACCGAGCCAGCGGTTTGGGGTCAATGCGGCGTGGTTCAAGTTATCGCTGTTTCCCATCATTATTGCGACTGCGCGCCCGAATCAATTATTCACAGCCGTCGGTTCCGGCGCTGGCGTTTTACTGGAGAAACCGATGGATATTCCGACACTGTTGCGTACCATCGCTAAATTGTTGGACGAATCAGCCGAAACCCGTCTCCATCGCCTTGCTGGGAGCGACGCGGGCTTTTATCATATCTCCAAACGGATAGAATAG
- a CDS encoding efflux RND transporter permease subunit, protein MNISAPFIRRPAGTSLLAIGLFLLGIVAYHFMPVAAIPRVDYPMISVSASLPGADPATVASSLAAPLERRLAQIAGVSEITSVSTLGGCSITIQFDLNRKVDGAARDVQAAINAAAADLPINLPSPPTYRKVNPADAPIMILAMRSETLPPTQVFEYADTIIGQRLSQVEGVSQANISGADKSAVRVQVNPGAIASAGLSLEDVRTLLSQVNVDLPKGSFDGEYHSYTLVSNDQIQDAKDYHNLILTQQRGVPIKLNALGQAVESVENSRVAGWAGTNRSVLVIVFKQAGANVIETVDRIRAILPQLEKWIPPSVKITELSDRTTTIRASVHDVQLSLQLSIALVVMVIFLFLRRFWPTFIASITVPLALAGTFAFMYLCHFSIDNLSLMAVTISVGFVVDDAIVVIENIHRFIELGDTPRQAAFKGAKQIGFTVISMSTSLIAVFIPLLFMGGLIGRLFHEFAVTVSLAILVSGVISLTLTPMLCSRFLKAEASYKKPGFFNRACESSFNWLLGHYETGLKWVLRHPGFMMMIALGTLVATIWLYQAVPKGFFPQQDTGILMGASDAAQDISFPAMAELQQKVARIVLNDPAVATVGSFLGSGGGGSSTVNNGRMFITLKPLAERKVSADQVIARLRRKLGEVIGMNLFLQASQDIRVGGRMGRAQFQYALQSGNLDELNLWSTRLTEQLRRSPELRDVNSDQQTRGLQTTIVIDRAAASRLGVSPIAIDNTLYDAFGQRQVSTMYQQYNQHHVILEVEPGYLQDPSALSKIYVRSTNGVQVPLMTVAKFKTENTFLSVNHQGQFPAVTISFNLATGVALGQATEVIEKAVRDLQMPSSVQGSFQGTAQMFRASMTNMPLLIAAALIAVYVVLGMLYESLIHPLTIISTLPSAGVGALLALMIGGFDLSLISFIGIILLMGIVKKNAIMMIDFALEAERHEGLSPRDAIYKACVIRFRPIMMTTMAALFGAIPLAIGIGTGSELRQPLGIAVVGGLVLSQTLTLYTTPVIYLAFESLGQRFKAWRRGRKLQLAPA, encoded by the coding sequence ATGAATATTTCCGCGCCATTTATTCGCCGCCCGGCTGGCACCTCGCTGCTGGCCATCGGTCTGTTTTTGCTTGGTATCGTGGCCTATCATTTCATGCCGGTGGCGGCCATTCCCCGCGTGGATTATCCGATGATCAGTGTTTCAGCCTCGTTACCGGGCGCGGATCCGGCCACCGTGGCGTCGTCGCTGGCGGCACCATTGGAGCGTCGCCTTGCCCAGATCGCCGGGGTTTCTGAAATCACTTCGGTCAGTACTTTGGGCGGTTGTTCCATCACCATTCAGTTCGATTTAAATCGCAAAGTGGATGGCGCGGCACGCGACGTACAGGCTGCCATTAACGCCGCAGCGGCGGATTTGCCGATTAACCTGCCCAGCCCGCCGACCTACCGGAAAGTCAACCCGGCCGATGCCCCCATCATGATTCTGGCGATGCGGTCGGAGACGCTGCCGCCCACCCAGGTGTTTGAGTACGCTGATACCATCATTGGCCAGCGATTGAGTCAGGTGGAAGGTGTCAGTCAGGCCAACATCAGCGGCGCGGACAAATCAGCCGTGCGCGTTCAGGTCAATCCCGGCGCGATCGCCTCGGCTGGGCTCAGCTTGGAGGATGTTCGCACCCTCCTCAGTCAGGTGAATGTGGATTTGCCCAAAGGCAGTTTTGATGGGGAATATCACTCCTATACACTGGTCAGTAATGATCAAATTCAAGATGCCAAGGACTATCATAATCTCATTCTTACGCAGCAGCGTGGTGTTCCCATCAAGTTGAACGCACTGGGCCAGGCTGTCGAGAGCGTCGAGAACTCCCGGGTTGCGGGTTGGGCGGGCACGAACCGGTCGGTGTTGGTGATCGTTTTCAAGCAGGCGGGGGCCAACGTGATTGAAACGGTGGACCGGATTCGCGCGATTCTGCCACAACTCGAAAAATGGATTCCTCCGTCCGTGAAAATTACCGAACTGAGCGACCGGACAACGACGATCCGCGCCTCCGTTCATGACGTGCAACTCTCGCTCCAGCTCAGCATCGCGCTGGTGGTGATGGTCATTTTCCTTTTCTTGCGGCGGTTCTGGCCGACGTTTATTGCCAGCATCACGGTACCATTGGCGCTGGCCGGTACGTTCGCCTTCATGTACCTGTGCCATTTCAGCATTGATAATCTCTCGCTCATGGCGGTCACCATTTCCGTTGGTTTTGTGGTGGATGACGCCATCGTGGTCATCGAGAATATTCATCGTTTTATTGAACTCGGCGATACGCCGAGGCAAGCGGCATTTAAAGGGGCTAAACAGATCGGGTTCACGGTCATCTCCATGAGTACTTCGCTCATCGCCGTGTTCATCCCGCTGCTGTTTATGGGGGGATTGATCGGGCGCTTATTTCACGAGTTCGCCGTGACGGTGAGCTTGGCTATTCTGGTATCCGGCGTCATTTCATTGACGCTCACACCAATGCTCTGCTCCCGCTTCCTGAAAGCGGAGGCTTCCTATAAGAAACCGGGCTTTTTCAACCGTGCCTGCGAAAGTAGTTTTAACTGGTTGCTTGGACATTACGAAACCGGATTGAAATGGGTGCTGCGTCATCCCGGGTTCATGATGATGATTGCCTTGGGCACATTGGTTGCCACCATCTGGCTTTACCAGGCGGTTCCCAAAGGATTCTTTCCGCAACAGGATACCGGCATCCTGATGGGGGCCTCTGACGCGGCTCAGGATATCTCCTTTCCCGCGATGGCGGAGCTTCAGCAAAAGGTGGCGCGAATCGTTCTGAACGATCCGGCGGTGGCCACAGTTGGATCTTTCCTAGGTTCGGGTGGCGGCGGCAGTTCCACGGTCAACAACGGCCGCATGTTCATTACTTTAAAACCGCTGGCCGAACGCAAAGTGAGCGCGGATCAGGTGATCGCCCGCCTGCGCCGAAAGCTGGGCGAGGTCATTGGCATGAACCTGTTTCTCCAGGCGTCACAGGATATCCGTGTCGGTGGGCGGATGGGCCGGGCGCAATTCCAATACGCGCTGCAATCCGGCAATCTGGATGAACTCAATCTCTGGTCCACGCGGCTGACGGAACAACTTCGCCGTTCACCGGAACTGCGGGATGTCAACAGCGATCAGCAGACGCGTGGCTTGCAAACCACGATTGTCATTGATCGCGCTGCCGCCTCGCGTCTCGGCGTTTCACCCATCGCGATAGACAATACGCTCTATGATGCGTTTGGCCAGCGCCAGGTCTCCACGATGTATCAGCAATACAACCAGCATCATGTCATTCTCGAAGTGGAGCCGGGGTATTTGCAGGACCCCTCCGCGCTCAGCAAAATTTATGTCCGTTCCACGAACGGAGTGCAGGTGCCGTTGATGACGGTGGCGAAGTTTAAAACGGAGAACACGTTTCTCTCGGTGAATCACCAAGGCCAGTTCCCGGCGGTTACGATTTCGTTCAACCTGGCTACGGGAGTCGCGCTTGGGCAGGCCACTGAAGTCATTGAAAAGGCGGTTCGGGACCTTCAGATGCCTTCCAGCGTGCAGGGCAGTTTTCAAGGCACGGCGCAAATGTTTCGCGCCTCCATGACCAACATGCCGCTGCTGATCGCCGCAGCGCTGATCGCGGTTTATGTGGTGCTCGGCATGCTCTACGAGAGCCTGATTCATCCGCTTACCATCATCTCCACGCTACCCTCTGCCGGTGTTGGCGCCTTGCTTGCCCTCATGATTGGCGGGTTTGACCTGTCCTTGATTTCCTTCATCGGCATCATACTCCTGATGGGCATCGTGAAGAAAAACGCCATCATGATGATTGACTTCGCGCTCGAAGCGGAGCGCCACGAAGGGCTCAGTCCGCGGGATGCCATCTATAAAGCGTGTGTGATCCGGTTCCGGCCAATCATGATGACCACGATGGCTGCGTTATTCGGCGCGATTCCGCTGGCGATTGGTATCGGCACAGGTTCCGAGTTGCGCCAACCGCTTGGCATAGCGGTGGTCGGCGGTTTGGTGCTCTCGCAGACCCTCACGCTTTACACGACGCCGGTGATTTACCTGGCATTCGAGAGCCTGGGACAGCGCTTTAAAGCGTGGCGTCGCGGGCGCAAACTTCAACTCGCACCCGCCTGA
- a CDS encoding efflux transporter outer membrane subunit, which yields MKIKRTLFLSSACAVVLLAGCAVGPNYQRPSALGTNAIPATFTGTTNHLGEWKTAEPSAHLPRGAWWEIFGDAELNRLETLATAGNQELVAALAHIEQARALVSVTRADIFPQLSVVPSANRQRTSEKMLTGKSSMYNTFTAPLEASWEPDLWGRVRHGVQGARARLTAAADDLESANLAIQAEVALNYFTLRSLEETRSLYEETIKSYQRSLDLTQNRHTNGIATDFDVSLAETQLKSTEAQLPAVDLQSANLRHALATLCGQPAMSFIINEAKTNLVAAPGVPLSLPSELLERRPDIAAAERRMAAANADVGVAATAFYPRVIFSGLAGFQSIDAGMVFTWPSRVWSVGPSLQLPLFTGGRNRAQLASVRAGYDAIVANYRQTVLNAFQEVEDQLAAQRLLARQFDAENAALKSARRTLEISLLRYKGGLLTYLDVATAQNAALAHEQTVVQLSARRLVASVTLIKALGAGWSVDDGGGGTRGQQNKTSTKIP from the coding sequence ATGAAAATCAAACGAACACTATTTCTCAGCAGCGCCTGCGCTGTCGTCCTGTTGGCTGGCTGTGCCGTGGGGCCGAATTATCAGCGGCCATCGGCACTCGGCACGAACGCAATACCTGCGACTTTTACTGGAACCACCAATCATTTGGGTGAGTGGAAAACGGCGGAACCCTCCGCGCACCTGCCGCGGGGTGCATGGTGGGAAATTTTCGGTGACGCGGAATTGAACCGCCTTGAAACACTGGCGACCGCCGGCAATCAGGAGTTGGTTGCCGCGCTCGCGCATATTGAGCAGGCGCGCGCCCTGGTCAGCGTGACGCGTGCGGATATCTTTCCTCAACTTTCAGTTGTCCCCAGCGCCAATCGCCAGCGTACCAGCGAGAAAATGCTCACCGGCAAGAGTTCCATGTACAACACGTTTACGGCTCCGCTCGAAGCGAGTTGGGAACCCGACCTTTGGGGCCGCGTCCGCCATGGGGTGCAAGGCGCGCGCGCCCGCCTGACCGCCGCTGCGGATGATTTGGAGTCTGCCAACCTCGCGATTCAGGCGGAAGTCGCCCTCAATTACTTTACGCTGCGGTCGCTTGAAGAGACCCGCAGCTTGTACGAGGAAACCATTAAATCCTATCAGCGCTCCCTCGACCTGACGCAGAATCGGCATACGAACGGCATCGCCACCGATTTCGATGTGTCGCTGGCTGAAACCCAGCTTAAATCCACCGAGGCGCAATTACCGGCGGTGGATCTGCAAAGCGCCAACCTCCGGCACGCGCTGGCGACGCTCTGCGGGCAGCCAGCCATGAGCTTCATCATTAACGAGGCGAAGACCAATTTGGTCGCGGCTCCCGGCGTCCCGCTTTCGTTGCCCAGCGAGTTACTGGAACGCCGCCCGGACATCGCCGCCGCCGAACGCCGGATGGCTGCGGCCAACGCCGACGTTGGCGTGGCCGCCACGGCCTTCTATCCGCGGGTCATCTTCAGTGGGCTCGCTGGTTTTCAATCCATTGACGCGGGCATGGTTTTCACCTGGCCGAGTCGTGTTTGGTCGGTGGGGCCTTCATTGCAGCTACCGCTCTTCACCGGCGGACGCAATCGCGCCCAACTCGCCTCTGTGCGGGCTGGCTATGATGCCATCGTCGCCAATTATCGGCAGACCGTTTTGAATGCCTTCCAGGAAGTCGAGGATCAACTTGCCGCCCAACGCCTGCTGGCCAGGCAATTTGACGCTGAAAATGCCGCGCTCAAGTCTGCCCGCCGCACCCTCGAAATTTCTCTCTTGCGTTACAAGGGTGGCTTGCTCACCTACTTGGATGTCGCCACCGCCCAAAATGCCGCGTTGGCCCACGAACAGACCGTTGTGCAACTCAGTGCCCGTCGTCTGGTCGCCAGTGTGACGCTCATTAAGGCGCTGGGCGCTGGGTGGAGCGTGGATGACGGTGGTGGTGGAACACGGGGACAGCAGAATAAGACGTCAACAAAGATACCCTAA
- a CDS encoding multidrug efflux RND transporter permease subunit codes for MNISEPFIHRPIATSLLMAGILLMGALGYTLLPISSLPPVDFPTIQVTAQYPGASPEVMASSVTTPLERQFGQISGLALMTSVSSFGNASITLQFVLDRDIDAAAQDVQAAMNAANGVLPKMPNPPTYSKVNPADTPILTLQISSDSLPLEKVNDLADTLIAQKLSEVTGVGLVTIEGNQKPAVRVRINPLAITAQGLSLEDVRAALVQNNVNAPKGSFDGKRQSYSINANDQIFSATEFRDVIIAYKKGSPVRLRDIGDVIDNVENVRLAGWVDRKPAVILDIQRQPGANIIETANRVKALLPKLRLSIPPSVTISILTDRTETIRASVADVQFTLVLAVLLVVMVIFVFLRKFWATVIPSVALPLTIVGTFGIMHLVGFSLDNLSLMALTISTGFVVDDAIVMIENIVRYIEAGERPMAAALKGAKQIGFTIISLSFSLIAVFIPLIFMTGIVGRLFREFAITLSAAVVVSAIVSLTLTPMMCARLLTVDDKSKHGRLYLATDRMFQGLLDAYDRSLQWVLRHQALTLTVAIATMVATVWLYVIIPKSLLPQQDTGLIIGVTDSAQSISFKSMVERQRTIAEIVRQDPDVLSVASFVGAGTVNATVNSGRLYINLKPRDRRKASADEIIGRLRAATEPVEGISLFMQAAQDVQIDSRVSRTQFQYTLQDADVVELSNWAPKLLAALRNKPELVDVATDQQSGGLQVKVEVDREKASRFNVLTQAIDDTLYDAFGQRQVSTIFTQLNQYRVILEVDPQYQLSPESLSKIYVKSATGQMVPLSAFATVSIATAPLTIVHQGQFPAVTLSFNLDSASSLGEAVKAIQAAEKEIGLPETVVATFSGSAAEFRSSLESEPFLILAAIIVIYIVLGVLYESYVHPITILSSLPSAGVGALLALMVTGQSLSLVALIGIILLIGIVQKNAIMMIDFALDAERTEGLPPAKSIYQACLLRFRPIMMTTMAALLGALPLALQEGTGSELRRPLGIAIVGGLLLSQLITLYTTPVVYLYLDRLGRWARGGRAVTRVEETEGMATAPAFTGPNPPVQL; via the coding sequence GTGAACATCTCCGAGCCATTCATTCATCGCCCGATTGCCACCTCGCTCTTGATGGCAGGCATCCTCTTGATGGGGGCGCTGGGCTATACGCTACTGCCGATCTCATCGCTGCCGCCGGTGGATTTCCCGACCATTCAAGTCACCGCACAGTATCCTGGGGCGAGTCCCGAGGTGATGGCGTCGTCTGTCACCACACCGTTGGAGCGGCAATTCGGCCAGATCAGCGGGCTGGCGCTGATGACGTCGGTGAGTTCCTTTGGCAACGCCAGTATCACGCTGCAATTCGTGCTCGACCGTGATATTGATGCGGCGGCACAAGACGTTCAGGCGGCCATGAATGCCGCTAACGGGGTGCTGCCGAAAATGCCCAATCCGCCGACCTATAGCAAAGTGAATCCGGCAGATACGCCTATCCTTACGCTTCAAATCAGTTCGGACTCCCTCCCGCTGGAAAAGGTCAACGACTTGGCGGATACGCTGATTGCCCAGAAGCTCAGTGAAGTGACTGGGGTCGGGCTTGTCACCATCGAAGGCAACCAGAAGCCTGCGGTACGGGTTCGCATTAATCCCCTGGCTATAACCGCGCAAGGACTCAGTCTTGAAGACGTGCGGGCCGCGTTGGTGCAAAACAACGTCAATGCCCCCAAGGGTAGCTTCGATGGAAAACGTCAGTCGTACTCCATCAACGCCAACGATCAGATTTTTTCTGCCACAGAATTTCGCGATGTCATCATCGCCTATAAAAAAGGTTCTCCGGTGCGTCTGCGGGATATTGGCGATGTGATTGACAATGTCGAGAATGTGCGTCTGGCGGGCTGGGTGGACCGCAAACCGGCGGTGATCCTGGATATTCAGCGCCAGCCCGGGGCGAACATCATTGAAACTGCCAACCGGGTAAAGGCATTGTTGCCGAAGTTGCGCTTGTCCATTCCCCCGTCGGTGACGATCTCCATTCTCACTGACCGCACGGAAACGATTCGTGCCTCTGTGGCTGACGTGCAGTTTACGCTAGTATTGGCAGTTTTACTGGTGGTTATGGTGATCTTCGTGTTCCTGCGAAAATTCTGGGCGACCGTTATCCCCAGCGTGGCCCTGCCGCTGACCATTGTGGGCACGTTTGGCATCATGCATTTGGTTGGGTTCAGTCTGGATAACCTATCGCTCATGGCACTGACGATTTCCACGGGGTTTGTGGTGGATGACGCCATCGTGATGATTGAAAATATTGTACGCTATATTGAAGCGGGAGAGCGTCCGATGGCAGCGGCACTAAAGGGCGCGAAGCAGATCGGGTTCACCATTATTTCGTTGAGTTTTTCGCTGATCGCAGTGTTCATTCCGCTGATTTTCATGACCGGTATTGTGGGGCGGCTGTTCCGGGAATTTGCGATCACCTTAAGCGCGGCAGTAGTGGTTTCGGCCATCGTATCGCTGACGTTGACGCCAATGATGTGCGCGCGACTGCTGACGGTGGATGATAAGTCGAAGCACGGACGCTTGTATCTGGCCACCGACCGGATGTTCCAAGGACTGCTTGACGCGTATGATCGCAGCCTGCAATGGGTGCTAAGACATCAGGCACTCACGTTGACCGTGGCCATTGCCACGATGGTGGCCACCGTGTGGCTTTATGTCATCATTCCCAAGAGTCTGTTGCCACAGCAGGACACGGGGTTGATCATCGGCGTTACAGATTCAGCGCAGTCCATTTCGTTCAAATCCATGGTCGAACGACAACGCACCATTGCAGAAATCGTGCGTCAGGATCCGGACGTGCTAAGCGTGGCATCGTTTGTTGGCGCTGGCACCGTGAATGCGACCGTAAATTCGGGCCGATTATACATCAATCTCAAGCCGCGCGATCGCCGCAAAGCCAGTGCGGATGAGATCATTGGCCGGTTGCGCGCGGCAACGGAACCGGTGGAGGGCATTTCCTTGTTTATGCAGGCGGCGCAAGATGTGCAGATTGACAGCCGTGTCAGCCGCACTCAATTTCAATATACGCTGCAAGATGCAGATGTGGTCGAACTCTCTAATTGGGCACCGAAACTGTTGGCCGCGCTGCGGAACAAGCCTGAATTGGTGGATGTCGCCACGGATCAACAATCGGGGGGCCTTCAGGTCAAAGTGGAAGTGGACCGCGAGAAAGCGTCACGTTTTAACGTCCTTACGCAAGCTATTGATGACACCCTCTATGACGCCTTCGGGCAACGCCAGGTCTCGACCATCTTCACACAACTCAACCAATACCGGGTCATCCTTGAAGTGGACCCCCAATATCAACTTTCTCCGGAGTCTTTGAGTAAAATCTACGTCAAGTCTGCGACCGGGCAGATGGTGCCTTTGAGCGCCTTTGCGACCGTGAGCATTGCCACTGCGCCGCTAACCATCGTTCATCAGGGGCAGTTCCCGGCGGTGACGCTGTCCTTTAATCTCGATTCGGCCAGTTCACTCGGTGAGGCCGTGAAGGCCATTCAGGCTGCGGAAAAGGAAATCGGTCTGCCGGAGACGGTGGTGGCCACGTTTAGCGGTAGCGCCGCCGAGTTTCGCTCATCCCTGGAAAGTGAACCGTTCCTGATCCTTGCCGCCATTATCGTGATCTACATTGTATTGGGGGTGCTTTATGAGAGCTATGTGCATCCCATCACAATTCTATCGAGCCTGCCGTCGGCCGGCGTGGGTGCGCTCCTGGCACTGATGGTGACGGGCCAGAGTCTTTCGCTCGTTGCGCTCATTGGCATCATTCTACTGATTGGCATTGTGCAAAAAAATGCGATCATGATGATTGATTTTGCGCTGGATGCCGAGCGCACGGAAGGATTGCCGCCGGCGAAATCCATTTACCAAGCGTGTCTGCTGCGGTTCCGGCCAATCATGATGACCACCATGGCGGCGCTGCTCGGCGCGTTGCCCTTGGCGTTGCAGGAAGGCACTGGTTCCGAACTGCGCCGTCCGCTCGGCATTGCCATCGTGGGCGGCCTGTTGCTTTCGCAACTCATCACGCTCTACACCACGCCGGTCGTTTATCTCTATCTGGATCGGTTGGGGCGCTGGGCTCGGGGTGGACGCGCGGTTACGCGGGTGGAAGAAACCGAAGGAATGGCTACCGCGCCGGCTTTCACCGGGCCAAACCCGCCTGTCCAATTATGA